In one window of Duganella dendranthematis DNA:
- a CDS encoding DMT family transporter, with the protein MNTLLYALTVLIWGTTWIAISFQLGVVPAPVSIAYRFWIAAAVLMAFLLISRKPWWPPRQAWPYLFAQGIALFCVNFLCFYYASQWITSGLEAVVFSTAPLWNAINGRIFLGKPIKPQVMVGALLGLCGIVMLFAPQMAGHWHDSYTLWGLALTLGGTLCFSCGNLLSSRMQSMGLGLTPWLTNTWAMLIGSTTLGVAALALGMPFALDPSPRYLGALLYLAIPGSVIGFTAYLMLVGRIGPDRAAYSTVLFPIVALTVSTFYEGYHWTAPALVGLALVLAGNLLAFLPPLRRATPLKTY; encoded by the coding sequence ATGAATACACTACTCTACGCCCTCACAGTCCTGATCTGGGGTACCACCTGGATCGCCATTTCCTTTCAACTCGGCGTGGTGCCCGCGCCGGTATCGATCGCCTACCGCTTCTGGATCGCCGCCGCCGTACTGATGGCATTTTTGCTCATTAGCCGCAAGCCATGGTGGCCGCCGCGCCAGGCGTGGCCCTACCTCTTCGCGCAAGGGATCGCGCTATTTTGCGTCAACTTTTTGTGCTTTTACTACGCCAGCCAATGGATCACCAGCGGGCTGGAAGCGGTGGTGTTCTCCACCGCGCCGCTGTGGAACGCCATCAATGGCCGCATCTTCCTCGGCAAACCGATCAAGCCGCAGGTGATGGTCGGCGCACTGCTCGGCCTGTGCGGCATCGTGATGCTGTTCGCGCCGCAGATGGCCGGCCACTGGCACGACAGCTATACGCTGTGGGGCCTGGCGCTGACGCTGGGCGGCACCTTGTGCTTCTCCTGCGGGAATCTGCTGTCGAGCCGCATGCAGTCGATGGGGTTGGGGCTCACGCCGTGGCTGACCAACACCTGGGCGATGCTGATCGGCTCCACCACGCTGGGCGTGGCGGCGCTGGCATTGGGCATGCCGTTTGCGCTCGATCCGTCACCGCGCTATCTCGGCGCGCTGCTGTATCTGGCGATTCCCGGCTCGGTGATCGGCTTTACCGCCTACCTGATGCTGGTGGGCCGCATCGGTCCTGACCGCGCAGCCTATTCGACGGTATTGTTTCCCATCGTGGCGCTGACCGTTTCCACCTTCTACGAAGGCTATCATTGGACAGCGCCAGCGCTGGTGGGCCTGGCGCTGGTTTTGGCGGGCAACCTGCTGGCCTTCCTGCCGCCGCTGCGCCGCGCCACGCCGCTCAAGACTTACTGA
- a CDS encoding glycoside hydrolase family 88 protein yields MTSPHLRIAVLAAVAAMCHAVPAIAADTPAVQAAAPSAAINPKAVLSTMERVADWQLANPSKHRPDDWTQAVGYNGIMALANISGSSKYRDAMIAMGEKNNWNLGPNHYHADDHIVGQTYAELYLQTHDPKMIAPMRASFDDILANRRSGTLEFTVKGNQDRWSWCDALYMASPAWLRLWAITGDRRYIDFAISEWWVTSDYLYDKEEHLYFRDSNYFDKREANGKKVYWGRGNGWVMGGLVRMLQYLPENHPERPRFVQQYKDMAAKLLTLQQPDGLWRASLLDPDTYPMKESSGSALYAYAFAWGVNQGLLDAKAYKPAVQKAWTALVANVQPDGKLTHVQPIGLAPKVFDDNLTEVYGVGGFLLAGSEVYRMAVLEKTKPQTVSVANPTSGVRGDELAEATIGKGIRKPVVMDGATSAIVNSQVIGKQIIFPVNLAAGETRRYLVLPAERLAAVPPADVKTHARFVPERLDDFAWESDRTAHRVYGPAIINDPKEHLISSGVDVWVKKVRTPVVDKWYKRGEYHHDIGEGLDFYDVGQSRGCGGTTILADGKLHNSSNFKTWKVLADGPLRAIFELAYGDWDAGNGRVVSEVKRYSIDAGSNMTRVETRFKASGKGPLTVGVGIVQRDGDGHYVNGASDNWAAYWQPPHGDDGSIGCGVVLPAGTSGYQLIDKQQFALGTAQPGQPFVYYFGAGWSKSGDFADAAAWDAYVRNYAQKLKAPLKVSTQ; encoded by the coding sequence ATGACATCACCGCATCTTCGCATAGCAGTACTGGCCGCCGTGGCGGCCATGTGCCACGCCGTTCCCGCCATCGCCGCCGATACCCCTGCCGTGCAGGCGGCCGCGCCATCGGCCGCCATCAATCCGAAAGCCGTGCTGTCCACCATGGAGCGCGTGGCCGACTGGCAGCTGGCCAATCCTAGCAAGCACCGTCCGGACGACTGGACCCAGGCAGTCGGCTACAACGGCATCATGGCGCTGGCGAATATCTCCGGCAGCAGCAAATACCGCGATGCGATGATCGCCATGGGCGAGAAGAACAACTGGAATCTCGGTCCCAATCACTACCACGCGGATGACCACATTGTCGGCCAGACCTACGCCGAGCTGTATCTGCAAACGCACGACCCGAAAATGATCGCGCCGATGCGCGCCAGCTTTGACGACATCCTGGCCAACCGCCGCAGCGGCACGCTGGAGTTCACCGTCAAGGGTAACCAGGACCGCTGGTCGTGGTGCGACGCGCTGTACATGGCGTCGCCGGCCTGGCTGCGTCTGTGGGCCATCACCGGCGACCGGCGCTATATCGACTTCGCCATCAGCGAATGGTGGGTGACCTCCGACTACCTGTACGACAAGGAAGAACACCTGTACTTCCGCGACTCCAACTACTTCGACAAGCGCGAAGCCAATGGCAAGAAGGTCTACTGGGGACGCGGCAACGGCTGGGTGATGGGTGGCCTGGTGCGCATGCTGCAATACCTGCCGGAGAATCATCCCGAGCGTCCGCGCTTCGTCCAGCAGTACAAGGACATGGCCGCCAAGCTGCTCACACTGCAGCAGCCAGATGGCCTGTGGCGCGCGAGCCTGCTCGATCCCGACACCTACCCGATGAAGGAGTCGAGCGGTTCGGCGCTGTATGCGTATGCGTTTGCGTGGGGCGTCAACCAGGGACTGCTGGATGCGAAAGCGTACAAGCCTGCAGTGCAGAAGGCGTGGACCGCGCTGGTGGCCAACGTGCAGCCGGACGGCAAACTGACGCACGTGCAGCCGATTGGACTGGCGCCGAAAGTCTTCGATGACAATCTGACCGAGGTGTATGGCGTCGGCGGTTTCCTGCTGGCCGGCAGCGAGGTCTATCGCATGGCGGTGCTGGAGAAAACGAAACCGCAAACCGTCAGCGTCGCCAATCCGACCAGCGGCGTGCGCGGCGACGAACTGGCCGAAGCGACCATCGGCAAGGGCATCCGCAAGCCGGTGGTGATGGATGGCGCCACCTCGGCCATCGTCAATTCCCAGGTGATTGGCAAGCAGATCATCTTCCCGGTCAACCTGGCTGCGGGCGAAACGCGCCGCTACCTGGTGCTGCCGGCAGAACGCCTGGCCGCCGTGCCGCCGGCCGACGTCAAGACCCATGCGCGCTTCGTGCCGGAACGGCTGGACGATTTCGCCTGGGAGAGCGACCGCACCGCGCACCGCGTGTACGGCCCGGCCATCATCAACGATCCGAAAGAACACCTGATCAGCAGCGGCGTGGACGTGTGGGTCAAGAAGGTGCGCACGCCGGTGGTCGACAAATGGTACAAGCGTGGCGAGTATCACCACGACATCGGCGAAGGCCTGGATTTCTACGATGTAGGCCAGAGCCGCGGCTGCGGCGGCACCACCATCCTCGCTGACGGCAAGCTGCATAACTCGTCCAACTTCAAGACGTGGAAGGTGCTGGCCGATGGCCCGCTGCGCGCCATCTTCGAACTGGCTTACGGCGACTGGGATGCGGGCAACGGCCGCGTGGTCTCCGAAGTGAAACGCTACTCGATCGACGCCGGCTCCAACATGACGCGCGTTGAAACCCGCTTCAAGGCCAGCGGCAAAGGGCCGCTGACCGTTGGCGTGGGCATCGTCCAACGCGACGGCGATGGCCACTACGTCAACGGCGCGTCAGACAATTGGGCCGCCTACTGGCAGCCGCCGCACGGCGACGATGGCAGCATCGGCTGCGGCGTGGTGCTGCCAGCCGGCACCAGCGGCTACCAATTAATCGACAAGCAGCAGTTCGCGCTGGGCACGGCGCAACCGGGCCAGCCCTTCGTCTACTACTTCGGCGCCGGCTGGAGCAAGAGCGGCGACTTTGCCGACGCCGCTGCCTGGGACGCCTATGTCCGCAACTACGCACAAAAGCTGAAAGCACCGCTCAAAGTCAGTACGCAGTAA
- a CDS encoding TonB-dependent receptor, which translates to MQSKQPKLRLITAAVSLALLAGGAAAQQAAQSPDNGKLESVIVTANKRAQNLQDVPASITVLNDAVLQRANVRDLEDIPSLSPALTLSYGTQPGNFSINMRGIGTFSLGIGVEADVAVIVDDVPLGMQAGAFKDLADVGRIEVLKGPQSTLFGKSSIAGAINITTKPLGGPWKTTATTYVTNDDEWRVGVSTGGAVSDTLRLRVAASKTNFDGTLNNLTTGKKLNGSKGDNISGKLEWQPLDQLTLTLTPHYNRTEKFCCSTAFTSMSPGALYRNAPQLPPSVVLSGITISPDNRDVRNDYPTGGKFHDAGTGVKLDWAFDDNGPLAGHTLSSISSYGKYHMDDYQDNDNTDVDILPFLLLPNGQPTGMHGGLYQYGSFDVTSTTQEFRLTSPDKGALRYVGGLWYGKNDLTRELTKAPLIQAYGTAYGADAWNVSKAIYGQGSWDFRPDTSLIVGARYNDEDTGYNFRRYTVPPQVKATTEFYTKSDTDKSSTYKLGLEHRLNKDSMLYAMASTGHKGKAYDLTSGFTAATAALPAVAPETAKSYELGWKQSLWDNRAMFSVALFRTNFKHFQQSSSFFDDDGTFRTGLNSIGGLRTQGLEVEGNVRVTRELQLNGSFAYTEATIQSFENGPCYNVINAAGTAGVPGPGCAQNPKFNNTFVQNLAGKTLPNAPKVKVNLGGQYDLMLPSYSFNGFVSGSTRYQSRTQFSLNQDPGTIQGAYSITNLSFGVKDKQDRYKVTLLVNNLFDKRYATGLNNAIANGTWSPKAPNTPVAVNTTEWMPPRDFQRYFGARLDVTF; encoded by the coding sequence ATGCAATCGAAACAACCCAAACTGCGGCTCATCACGGCCGCTGTGTCCCTCGCGCTGCTGGCCGGCGGCGCGGCCGCGCAACAAGCAGCCCAGTCACCCGACAATGGCAAGCTGGAATCGGTGATCGTCACCGCCAACAAGCGCGCACAGAACTTGCAAGACGTCCCCGCCTCGATCACCGTGCTCAACGACGCCGTGCTGCAACGCGCCAACGTGCGCGACCTGGAAGACATCCCCTCGCTGTCGCCAGCGCTGACGCTGTCCTACGGCACCCAGCCGGGCAACTTCAGCATCAATATGCGCGGCATCGGCACCTTCTCGCTGGGCATCGGCGTCGAGGCGGACGTGGCCGTGATCGTCGACGACGTACCGCTCGGCATGCAGGCCGGCGCCTTCAAGGACCTGGCCGACGTCGGCCGCATCGAAGTGCTGAAAGGCCCGCAGAGCACGCTGTTCGGCAAGAGCTCGATTGCCGGCGCGATCAACATCACCACCAAGCCGCTGGGCGGCCCGTGGAAAACCACCGCCACCACCTACGTCACCAACGACGATGAATGGCGCGTCGGCGTCAGCACCGGCGGCGCCGTGTCCGACACGCTGCGCCTGCGCGTGGCCGCCAGCAAAACCAATTTCGATGGCACGCTCAACAACCTGACCACCGGCAAAAAACTCAACGGCAGCAAGGGCGACAACATCAGCGGCAAGCTGGAATGGCAACCGCTCGACCAGCTGACCCTGACGCTGACGCCGCACTACAACCGCACCGAAAAATTCTGCTGCTCGACCGCCTTCACGTCGATGTCGCCGGGCGCGCTGTACCGCAATGCGCCGCAGCTGCCGCCGTCGGTGGTGCTGTCGGGTATCACCATCAGCCCGGACAACCGCGACGTGCGCAACGATTATCCGACCGGCGGCAAGTTCCACGACGCCGGCACCGGCGTCAAGCTGGACTGGGCGTTCGACGACAACGGCCCGCTGGCCGGCCACACGCTGAGCTCGATCTCGTCCTACGGCAAATACCACATGGACGACTACCAGGACAACGACAACACCGATGTCGACATCCTGCCGTTCCTGTTGTTACCGAACGGCCAGCCGACCGGCATGCACGGCGGCCTGTACCAGTACGGCTCGTTCGACGTCACCTCGACCACCCAGGAATTCCGCCTGACGTCGCCAGACAAGGGTGCGCTGCGCTACGTCGGCGGCCTGTGGTACGGCAAGAACGACCTGACGCGCGAGCTGACCAAGGCGCCGCTGATCCAGGCCTACGGCACCGCCTACGGCGCCGATGCGTGGAACGTCAGTAAGGCCATCTACGGCCAGGGCTCGTGGGACTTCCGCCCGGACACCAGCCTGATCGTCGGCGCCCGCTACAACGACGAAGACACCGGCTACAACTTCCGCCGCTACACGGTGCCGCCGCAGGTCAAGGCCACCACCGAGTTCTACACCAAGTCCGACACCGACAAGAGCAGCACCTACAAGCTGGGCCTGGAACACCGGTTGAACAAGGACAGCATGCTGTACGCCATGGCCTCGACCGGCCACAAGGGCAAGGCCTACGACCTGACCTCCGGCTTCACGGCCGCTACCGCCGCCTTGCCTGCGGTCGCGCCGGAAACCGCCAAGAGCTACGAGCTGGGCTGGAAGCAAAGCCTGTGGGACAACCGCGCGATGTTCAGCGTGGCGCTGTTCCGCACCAACTTCAAGCACTTCCAGCAATCGTCCAGCTTCTTTGACGACGACGGCACCTTCCGCACCGGCCTGAACAGCATTGGCGGCCTGCGCACGCAAGGGCTGGAAGTGGAAGGCAACGTCCGCGTGACGCGCGAACTGCAACTGAACGGCAGCTTTGCCTACACCGAAGCCACCATCCAGTCGTTTGAAAACGGTCCGTGCTACAACGTCATCAACGCTGCCGGCACCGCCGGCGTGCCGGGACCGGGCTGCGCGCAGAATCCCAAGTTCAACAACACCTTCGTGCAAAACCTGGCCGGCAAGACCTTGCCGAACGCGCCCAAGGTCAAGGTCAACCTCGGCGGCCAGTACGACCTGATGCTGCCGTCGTACAGCTTCAACGGTTTTGTGTCCGGCTCCACGCGCTACCAGAGCCGCACGCAATTCTCGCTGAACCAGGACCCGGGCACCATCCAGGGCGCCTACAGCATCACCAACCTGAGTTTTGGCGTCAAGGACAAGCAGGACCGCTACAAGGTCACCTTGCTGGTCAACAACCTGTTCGACAAGCGCTACGCGACCGGCCTCAACAACGCCATCGCCAACGGCACCTGGAGCCCGAAAGCGCCGAACACGCCGGTGGCGGTCAACACCACCGAATGGATGCCGCCGCGCGACTTCCAACGCTACTTCGGCGCCCGCCTCGACGTGACCTTCTAA
- a CDS encoding helix-turn-helix domain-containing protein, with product MSPRPAIANALESQSMPEGALSRSVFKTMSETDAKLERFAWLGDELAVAIWRRDTLVAETSYDKPGHHTLSLYLEGGHRTERSELPGIYGAPQRLCTLPDWHESSWTVRGHMHFVHLYFLPEHFTRRAVVELDREPRELTLSDRTYFEHQRIAHLCATLAAMPWEGPDAQLRANEVAHETLSHLLLAQSVPQHQQRVRGGLAPVVRRRLAEFIEAHLAQNITLGMLASLASLSEYHLVRMFRVSFGMPPSAWIAARRIDHARALLKSSDQPLQQIADACGYADLSHFSHRFRAAIGAPPSRYRHIIHT from the coding sequence ATGTCGCCACGTCCCGCCATCGCCAACGCGCTTGAATCGCAATCCATGCCGGAAGGCGCGCTGTCGCGCTCTGTTTTCAAGACCATGTCGGAGACCGACGCCAAGCTGGAGCGCTTTGCCTGGCTGGGGGATGAACTGGCGGTCGCCATCTGGCGGCGCGATACGCTGGTGGCCGAAACCAGTTATGACAAGCCGGGCCACCACACGCTGTCGCTGTACCTGGAAGGCGGCCACCGCACCGAGCGGTCGGAGCTGCCGGGCATTTACGGCGCGCCGCAGCGGCTATGCACCTTGCCGGATTGGCACGAGTCCAGCTGGACGGTGCGCGGCCATATGCACTTCGTGCACCTGTACTTCCTGCCCGAGCATTTCACGCGGCGCGCGGTGGTGGAGCTGGACCGCGAACCGCGCGAGCTGACGCTCAGCGACCGCACGTATTTCGAACACCAGCGTATCGCCCACCTGTGCGCAACGTTGGCAGCCATGCCATGGGAAGGGCCGGATGCGCAGCTGCGCGCCAACGAGGTGGCGCATGAAACCTTGAGCCATCTACTGCTGGCGCAGTCGGTGCCGCAGCATCAGCAGCGCGTGCGGGGTGGACTGGCGCCGGTGGTGCGCCGGCGGCTGGCGGAGTTCATCGAAGCGCACCTGGCGCAGAACATCACGCTGGGGATGCTGGCGTCATTGGCCTCGCTGTCGGAATATCACCTGGTGCGAATGTTCAGGGTGTCGTTCGGCATGCCGCCATCGGCATGGATCGCCGCGCGCCGCATCGACCATGCGCGCGCGCTGCTAAAGAGCAGCGACCAGCCATTGCAGCAGATCGCTGACGCCTGCGGCTACGCAGACCTGAGCCACTTCAGCCACCGCTTCCGCGCCGCGATCGGCGCTCCGCCCAGCCGTTACCGCCACATCATTCACACTTGA
- the recQ gene encoding DNA helicase RecQ, whose protein sequence is MIHQDNNERALHLLQTVFGYPAFRGQQGEIVGHVAGGGDALVLMPTGGGKSLCYQIPALLRDGVGVVVSPLIALMQDQVDALEEVGVRAAFLNSTQTYEEASRIERLVRTGEIDLVYVAPERLMTERCLNLFQNSNIALFAIDEAHCVSQWGHDFRPEYIKLSILHEQFPNVPRIALTATADPQTRAEIVHRLQLEDAAQFVSSFDRPNIRYSIVEKGNGRKQLLDFITAEHGGDCGIVYCLSRKKVEETAEFLNENGVRALAYHAGMDHAKRAANQAKFLREENIVMCATIAFGMGIDKPDVRFVCHLDLPKSIEGYYQETGRAGRDGGPADAWMAYGLQDVVLQRRMIDESEADETFKRVLGNKLDAMLGLCETLSCRRVRLLDYFGEQAGPCGNCDTCLIPPVSFDGTVPVQKILSTVYRVDQRFAAGHVIDVLRGQETERIKTWHHDSLSVFGIGADRSEQEWRAILRQVIALGLLTVDHEQYSSLKLTDAARPVLKGGQKVQLRQYQKPVKAKPSRAAKGYVESDLSEHEQRLFDRLRSWRMGTAREHNVAAYIIFNDATLREIAKARPTALDDLRGISGVGEKKLASYGDEIVNLISEMD, encoded by the coding sequence ATGATTCATCAGGACAACAACGAACGCGCGCTCCATTTGCTGCAAACTGTGTTTGGCTATCCGGCCTTCCGCGGACAGCAGGGGGAGATTGTCGGCCATGTGGCCGGCGGCGGCGACGCGCTGGTCCTGATGCCCACCGGCGGCGGCAAGTCGCTGTGTTATCAGATTCCTGCGCTGCTGCGCGACGGCGTCGGCGTGGTGGTGTCGCCGCTGATCGCGCTGATGCAGGACCAGGTCGACGCGCTGGAGGAAGTCGGCGTGCGTGCGGCCTTCCTCAATTCCACGCAAACCTACGAAGAGGCCAGCCGCATCGAGCGCCTGGTGCGCACCGGCGAGATCGATCTGGTCTACGTCGCGCCCGAGCGGCTGATGACGGAACGCTGTCTGAACCTGTTCCAGAACTCGAACATCGCGCTGTTTGCGATTGACGAGGCGCACTGCGTCTCGCAATGGGGCCACGATTTCCGGCCCGAGTACATCAAGCTGTCGATCCTGCACGAGCAGTTCCCCAACGTGCCGCGCATCGCGCTGACCGCCACCGCCGATCCGCAGACCCGCGCCGAAATCGTCCACCGCCTGCAACTGGAGGACGCGGCGCAATTCGTCTCCTCCTTCGACCGCCCCAACATCCGCTATTCGATCGTGGAAAAGGGCAATGGCCGCAAGCAGCTGCTGGACTTCATCACCGCCGAACATGGCGGCGACTGCGGCATCGTCTACTGCCTGTCGCGCAAGAAGGTCGAGGAGACCGCCGAATTCCTCAACGAGAACGGCGTGCGCGCGCTGGCCTATCACGCCGGCATGGACCACGCCAAGCGCGCCGCCAACCAGGCCAAGTTCCTGCGCGAAGAGAACATCGTCATGTGCGCCACCATCGCCTTCGGCATGGGCATCGACAAACCGGACGTGCGCTTCGTCTGCCACCTGGATCTGCCGAAAAGTATCGAAGGCTACTACCAGGAGACCGGCCGCGCCGGCCGTGACGGCGGCCCGGCCGACGCCTGGATGGCCTACGGCCTGCAGGACGTGGTGTTGCAACGGCGGATGATCGACGAATCCGAGGCCGACGAAACCTTCAAGCGCGTATTGGGCAACAAGCTCGATGCGATGCTCGGCCTGTGCGAGACCCTGAGCTGCCGGCGCGTGCGCCTGCTGGACTACTTCGGCGAACAGGCCGGCCCGTGCGGCAATTGCGATACCTGTTTGATTCCGCCGGTGTCGTTCGACGGCACGGTGCCGGTGCAGAAGATTTTATCGACCGTGTACCGGGTCGACCAGCGCTTCGCCGCCGGCCACGTGATCGACGTGCTGCGCGGCCAGGAGACGGAGCGCATCAAGACCTGGCATCACGACTCGCTGTCGGTGTTCGGCATCGGCGCCGACCGCAGCGAACAGGAATGGCGCGCCATCCTGCGCCAGGTGATCGCGCTCGGCCTGCTGACGGTCGACCATGAACAATACAGCTCCTTGAAACTGACCGACGCCGCGCGTCCGGTGCTCAAGGGCGGCCAGAAGGTGCAACTGCGCCAGTACCAGAAACCGGTCAAGGCCAAGCCTAGCCGCGCCGCCAAGGGCTATGTCGAGAGCGACCTGTCGGAGCACGAACAGCGGCTGTTCGACCGCCTGCGCTCGTGGCGCATGGGCACCGCGCGCGAGCACAATGTCGCCGCCTACATCATCTTCAACGACGCCACCCTGCGCGAAATCGCCAAGGCCCGTCCGACCGCGCTGGACGACCTGCGCGGCATTTCCGGCGTCGGCGAGAAAAAGCTCGCCTCCTACGGCGACGAAATCGTCAACCTGATCAGCGAGATGGATTAA
- a CDS encoding undecaprenyl-diphosphate phosphatase, with protein sequence MDIVLALKALIMGLVEGFTEFLPISSTGHLILTEHLLGFHGMEEKMKVFEIVIQAGAMLAVIWEFRARIIAVLTGLGDPKQQRFATNVLIAFIPAAVLGVLFDKAIKQVLFAPVPVALAFIIGGFVILWVEKRAKDKPTSARITSVDDIKPLDALKIGIAQAFALIPGTSRSGATIMGSMIFGLSRQVATEFSFFLAIPTLMGATIYSLYKERALLSAADLPLFTIGTVSAFISAFLCVRWLLRYISSHTFTVFAWYRIAFGLLVLVTAYTGAIVWAE encoded by the coding sequence ATGGATATCGTACTCGCGCTGAAAGCCCTCATCATGGGCCTGGTAGAAGGTTTTACGGAATTCTTGCCGATTTCCTCTACTGGTCACCTGATCCTGACTGAGCACCTGCTGGGTTTCCACGGCATGGAAGAGAAAATGAAAGTGTTCGAGATCGTCATCCAGGCCGGCGCCATGCTGGCCGTGATCTGGGAGTTCCGCGCCCGCATCATCGCCGTGCTGACCGGTCTCGGCGATCCAAAACAACAACGCTTCGCCACCAATGTGCTGATCGCCTTCATCCCGGCCGCCGTGCTGGGCGTGCTGTTCGACAAGGCCATCAAGCAGGTGCTGTTCGCGCCGGTGCCGGTGGCGCTGGCCTTCATCATCGGCGGCTTCGTCATCCTGTGGGTGGAAAAACGCGCCAAGGACAAGCCGACCTCGGCTCGCATCACCTCGGTCGACGATATCAAGCCGCTGGACGCGCTGAAAATCGGCATCGCCCAGGCGTTTGCGCTGATTCCCGGCACCAGCCGCTCCGGCGCCACCATCATGGGCAGCATGATCTTCGGCCTGTCGCGCCAGGTCGCCACCGAATTTTCGTTCTTCCTGGCAATTCCGACCCTGATGGGCGCCACCATCTACTCGCTGTACAAGGAACGCGCGCTGCTGTCGGCCGCCGACCTGCCGCTGTTTACCATCGGCACCGTGTCGGCGTTTATCTCGGCCTTCCTGTGCGTGCGCTGGCTGCTGCGCTATATCAGCTCGCATACCTTTACGGTTTTTGCGTGGTATCGCATCGCTTTTGGCCTGCTGGTGCTCGTGACCGCGTATACTGGCGCCATCGTCTGGGCCGAATAA
- a CDS encoding FKBP-type peptidyl-prolyl cis-trans isomerase, giving the protein MSTLTACGGGGGSSSSAGGSTTTPADNPGSFSQTDTVLGTGTLASSTDIVGIRYSYWLYSASAADHKGTKIDSNLTSATPYVFTLGASGNLKGLDQGVTGMKIGGQRTLIIPASLAFGATASASIPANSGLVFDVQLTDVQALAEAPAFGTVDTVVGTGTTAIAGSTANVKYSAYLYSSVAADHKGILVDTNTTSTTNFSFVLGGGGVIKGFDQGVTGMKVGGKRTITMPSTLAYGTSGSGSIPGNSGMIFTIELISVQ; this is encoded by the coding sequence TTGTCGACTCTCACCGCTTGCGGTGGTGGCGGCGGCTCCAGTTCCAGTGCCGGCGGCAGCACGACCACGCCGGCGGACAATCCGGGCAGTTTCAGCCAGACCGACACCGTGCTCGGTACCGGCACGCTGGCCAGCAGCACCGATATCGTTGGCATCCGTTATTCCTACTGGCTGTATAGCGCCTCGGCGGCCGATCATAAAGGCACCAAGATCGATTCCAATCTGACCAGCGCGACGCCGTATGTGTTTACGCTGGGTGCGAGCGGCAATTTGAAAGGCCTGGACCAGGGCGTGACCGGCATGAAGATCGGCGGCCAGCGCACCTTGATCATCCCGGCCAGCCTGGCGTTTGGCGCGACCGCGTCGGCCTCGATACCGGCCAATTCGGGTCTGGTATTCGATGTGCAGCTGACGGACGTGCAGGCGCTGGCCGAAGCGCCGGCCTTCGGCACTGTTGATACGGTGGTCGGCACCGGCACTACCGCGATTGCCGGCAGCACCGCCAACGTCAAATACAGCGCTTACCTGTACAGCAGCGTCGCCGCTGACCACAAGGGCATTCTGGTTGACACCAACACCACGTCGACCACCAACTTCTCGTTCGTGTTGGGCGGCGGTGGCGTGATCAAGGGCTTTGACCAAGGTGTGACCGGCATGAAGGTGGGCGGCAAACGCACCATCACCATGCCGTCCACGCTGGCTTACGGCACGAGCGGCTCGGGTTCGATCCCTGGCAACTCGGGGATGATCTTTACCATCGAGCTGATCTCGGTTCAGTAA